AAGTACAACTTCAATCCAAGAGGCCGAAACTGGAAGAGGATCAAATTTCAGACGAGCCAATCATTCAGCGACCTTTCACCAAGAACCAAATGAGGAAATGGCTCAAGAAAGAAAAGTGGGAAGCCAGAAAGAATGAGAAAAGGGCAAAAGAAAAAGCACGAGCGAAGCAAAGACGAGTCGAAGCCAAAATCAATAACATTGACATCGGACCCAGTCGAAAAGCTTTAAAACACTCCAAGGTTGCAAACAGTACCTGTACCACGGGAATTGTGATAGATTTAAGTTTTGATCATTTAATGATTGAAAAAGATAGAGCTAAAGTCATCAAACAGATCCTCAGATGTTACTCGTTGAATAGGAGATCATCGGCTCCGATGAAGTTTGTTGTGTGTAATTTTAGCGGTAGAACGAAAGCGGAGATGTCTAGACATAATGGTTATGAATATTGGGATGTAAGaagttttaat
This genomic interval from Arctopsyche grandis isolate Sample6627 chromosome 8, ASM5162203v2, whole genome shotgun sequence contains the following:
- the LOC143915573 gene encoding tRNA methyltransferase 10 homolog A, whose translation is MIDGDISNNNISSEDDEVQLQSKRPKLEEDQISDEPIIQRPFTKNQMRKWLKKEKWEARKNEKRAKEKARAKQRRVEAKINNIDIGPSRKALKHSKVANSTCTTGIVIDLSFDHLMIEKDRAKVIKQILRCYSLNRRSSAPMKFVVCNFSGRTKAEMSRHNGYEYWDVTFEEKNYLDVFPPEDLVYLSSESENVIQNIEPNKMYIIGGLVDHNSHKGLCHKIAVEQGIQHGRLPLDDYLNMKTRKVLTIDHVFEILLRITEGVPWTETLMRVVPMRKGASVSAEKTNTDDSKYSDSCEESN